From Domibacillus sp. DTU_2020_1001157_1_SI_ALB_TIR_016, a single genomic window includes:
- a CDS encoding MarR family winged helix-turn-helix transcriptional regulator — translation MENDQKAPLFNGWLALTRMQAAVAQNLEGALQQEHGLSLNECYVLLFLSEAPEKKLKLYQLQEMVGLSQSALSRLVNRLEEKNCQVLRRHSCEDDRRAIYASLTKEGEEKLEKVLNTFCKTLESAFSSSAVQESLQSAFRQLKR, via the coding sequence ATGGAAAACGATCAAAAGGCACCGCTGTTTAACGGGTGGCTCGCCTTGACCAGGATGCAGGCGGCTGTTGCACAGAATCTGGAGGGGGCACTGCAGCAGGAGCACGGCCTTTCGCTAAATGAATGCTACGTGCTGCTGTTTTTATCAGAAGCCCCTGAGAAAAAACTAAAATTGTATCAGCTGCAGGAAATGGTCGGCTTAAGTCAAAGTGCACTGTCCCGCCTGGTAAACCGGCTTGAAGAAAAAAACTGCCAGGTTCTCAGGCGTCATAGCTGCGAGGATGACCGCCGTGCCATTTATGCTTCGCTTACAAAAGAAGGAGAAGAAAAGCTGGAAAAGGTATTAAATACTTTTTGCAAAACGCTTGAGTCCGCTTTTTCAAGCTCGGCTGTTCAAGAAAGTCTTCAGTCTGCATTTCGTCAGCTGAAAAGATAA